In Symphalangus syndactylus isolate Jambi chromosome 15, NHGRI_mSymSyn1-v2.1_pri, whole genome shotgun sequence, the following are encoded in one genomic region:
- the LOC129463901 gene encoding LOW QUALITY PROTEIN: transmembrane protein 184C-like (The sequence of the model RefSeq protein was modified relative to this genomic sequence to represent the inferred CDS: inserted 2 bases in 1 codon; substituted 1 base at 1 genomic stop codon) gives MPRTCTWRNWRQWIRPLAAVIYLVSIVVAVPLCVWELXKLEVGIHTKAWFIAGIFLLLTMPISLWAILQHLVHYTQPELQKPIMRILWMVPIYSLDSWVALKYPGIAIYVDTCRECYEAYVIYNFMGFLTNYLTNRYPDLVLILEAKDQKKHFPPLCCCPPRAMGEVLLFRCKLGVLQYTVVRPFTTIIALICELLGIYDEGNFSFSNAWTYLVIINNVSQVFATYCLLLFHKVPKEELSPXPVGKFLCVTLVAFVSFWQAVVIALLVKVGVISEKHTWEWQTVEAVATGLQDFVICNETFLPAIAHHYAFSYKPYVQEAEEGSCFDSFLAMWDVSDIRDDISEQVRHVGRTVRGHPRKKLFPEDQDQNEHTSLLSSSSQDAISIASSMPPSPMGHYQGFGHTVTPQTTPTTAKISDEILSDTIGEKKEPSDKSVDS, from the exons ATGCCTCGCACTTGTACCTGGAGGAACTGGAGACAGTGGATTCGACCTTTAGCAGCGGTCATCTACCTGGTGTCAATAGTGGTTGCGGTTCCCCTATGCGTGTGGGAATTATAGAAACTGGAGGTTGGAATACACACCAAGGCTTGGTTTATTGCTGGAATCTTTTTGCTGTTGACTATGCCTATATCACTGTGGGCGATACTGCAACACTTAGTGCATTATACACAACCTGAACTACAAAAACCAATAATGAGGATTCTTTGGATGGTACCCATTTACAGTTTAGATAGTTGGGTAGCTTTGAAATATCCCGGAATTGCAATATATGTGGATACCTGCAGAGAATGCTATGAAGCTTATGTAATTTACAACTTTATGGGATTCCTTACCAATTATCTAACTAACCGGTATCCAGATCTGGTATTAATCCTCGAAGCCAAAGATCAGAAGAAACATTTCCCTCCTTTATGTTGCTGTCCACCACGGGCTATGGGAGAAGTATTGCTGTTTAGGTGCAAACTAGGTGTATTACAGTACACAGTTGTCAGACCTTTCACCACCATCATTGCTTTAATCTGTGAGCTGCTTGGTATATATGACGAAGGGAACTTTAGCTTTTCAAATGCTTGGACTTATTTGGTTATAATAAACAACGTGTCACAGGTGTTTGCCACATATTGTCTCCTGCTCTTTCATAAAGTACCAAAAGAAGAACTGAGCCC ACCTGTTGGCAAATTTCTTTGTGTAACGCTGgtggcttttgtttctttttggcaAGCAGTAGTTATTGCTTTGTTGGTAAAAGTTGGCGTTATTTCTGAAAAGCATACGTGGGAATGGCAAACTGTAGAAGCTGTGGCCACCGGACTCCAGGATTTTGTTATCTGTAATGAGACGTTCCTCCCTGCCATTGCTCATCATTACGCATTCTCATATAAACCATATGTCCAAGAAGCAGAAGAGGGCTcatgctttgattcctttcttgCCATGTGGGATGTCTCAGATATTAGAGATGATATTTCTGAACAAGTAAGGCATGTTGGACGGACAGTCAGGGGACATCCCAGGAAAAAATTGTTTCCCGAGGATCAAGATCAAAATGAACATACAAgcttattatcatcatcatcacaagaTGCAATTTCCATTGCTTCTTCTATGCCACCTTCACCCATGGGTCACTACCAAGGGTTTGGACACACTGTGACTCCCCAGACTACACCTACCACAGCTAAGATATCTGATGAAATACTTAGTGATACtataggagagaaaaaagaacctTCAGATAAATCCGTGGATTCCTGA